In the Leishmania donovani BPK282A1 complete genome, chromosome 29 genome, one interval contains:
- a CDS encoding aspartyl aminopeptidase, putative: MATIMSEYVVQMAKEFVNFMNQAITPFHVVQTVAEMLKGAGYTQLHEEKAWPEITPGGKYYLMRNGTSIIAFSVGGKFDPMNGVKIVGAHTDSPNFLLKPRTKSTAADYQRVAVQCYGGGLWHSWFDRDLTVAGRVMISRERLEQKIIKIDKPIMRIPNLAIHLTSAKDREAFSPNKESHLIPIISTQIAAKIAECDDKDASNPNHCVSLMKAIASVAGCSADEIVDFDLSVIDTQPAVIGGIHDEFIFSPRLDNLISCYCAVKAIVEAGSLENDTMMRMVCLFDHEECGSSSSQGAAGSLVPDVIEHIVSNKTLRATLVANSFLLSVDGAHGCHPNYADKHENAHRPALHGGPVIKYNANVRYATNGLTAAVVKDMAKKADIPIQEFVVRNDSPCGSTIGPILSSLSGIKTADIGNPMISMHSIREMCGTVDVYYLTKLIESFFVNYQSPHE; this comes from the coding sequence ATGGCGACCATTATGTCTGAGTACGTTGTGCAGATGGCAAAGGAATTTGTCAACTTTATGAACCAAGCCATCACTCCGTTTCACGTTGTGCAAACAGTTGCCGAAATGCTGAAGGGCGCCGGGTACACGCAGCTTCATGAGGAAAAGGCTTGGCCAGAAATAACTCCCGGGGGCAAGTACTACTTGATGCGCAATGGCACCAGCATCATTGCGTTTTCAGTCGGAGGAAAATTTGACCCGATGAACGGTGTAAAGATTGTTGGCGCGCACACGGATTCCCCCAATTTTCTGCTGAAGCCACGCACAAAATCAACCGCTGCTGATTACCAGCGCGTTGCAGTGCAGTGCTACGGTGGCGGCCTGTGGCACTCGTGGTTTGATCGTGATTTGACGGTTGCCGGCCGCGTTATGATTTCACGAGAACGCCTGGAGCAGAAAATCATCAAGATCGACAAACCAATAATGCGTATCCCAAATCTCGCTATTCATTTGACCTCTGCCAAGGATCGCGAAGCGTTTTCGCCCAACAAGGAGTCTCATCTGATCCCTATTATATCTACGCAGATAGCCGCGAAGATTGCGGAGTGTGACGACAAGGACGCGTCGAATCCGAATCACTGTGTTTCCTTGATGAAGGCGATCGCGAGCGTTGCTGGATGCAGCGCGGATGAAATTGTCGATTTCGATTTGAGTGTGATTGACACCCAACCAGCAGTGATTGGAGGTATTCATGATGAGTTTATCTTCTCGCCGCGCCTCGACAATCTGATCTCGTGCTATTGTGCTGTGAAGGCGATTGTCGAGGCTGGCTCTTTGGAAAATGATACGATGATGCGGATGGTGTGTTTGTTCGATCACGAAGAGTGTGGTTCCAGCTCATCCCAAGGTGCTGCCGGCTCACTGGTTCCTGATGTTATTGAGCACATTGTAAGCAACAAAACCCTTCGTGCAACGTTGGTCGCCAATTCgtttcttctctctgtcgATGGCGCACATGGATGCCACCCGAACTACGCTGACAAACACGAAAATGCTCACCGACCAGCTCTCCATGGAGGACCTGTTATCAAATACAATGCAAACGTCCGTTATGCGACCAACGGATTGACAGCAGCCGTAGTGAAGGATATGGCGAAGAAGGCTGACATACCCATCCAAGAGTTTGTGGTGCGAAATGACTCTCCCTGCGGATCCACCATCGGGCCCATTCTGTCTTCTCTGTCCGGTATAAAAACTGCTGATATTGGCAACCCCATGATCAGCATGCACAGTATCCGGGAGATGTGTGGTACTGTTGATGTCTACTACCTGACGAAGCTGATTGAATCCTTTTTTGTCAATTACCAAAGCCCACATGAGTAG
- a CDS encoding kinesin, putative, with product MSVVADPTSRVQVSVRVRPLGKGDQRSGKIVVRGAEGGDVVVDDEQRTKRVYHFDHVFSGGQAEVFEAIGRPMLREAYKGFNVCLFAYGQTGSGKTYSLLGDMGCEERAGVAPRFVRCLFDEA from the coding sequence ATGAGCGTTGTAGCCGACCCTACGTCGCGCGTGCAGGTGTCTGTTCGTGTCCGCCCTTTGGGAAAAGGGGACCAGAGAAGTGGTAAAATTGTAGTGCGCGGTGCCGAGGGCGGTGATGTCGTCGTGGATGACGAGCAAAGGACGAAGCGTGTGTACCACTTCGACCATGTGTTCAGTGGCGGCCAGGCGGAGGTGTTCGAGGCTATCGGGCGGCCGATGCTGAGGGAGGCATACAAGGGGTTCAACGTGTGCCTGTTTGCGTACGGGCAGACGGGGAGCGGAAAGACGTACAGCCTGCTCGGGGACATGGGGTGCGAGGAGCGCGCGGGGGTGGCGCCGCGTTTTGTGCGGTGCCTGTTCGACGAGGCG
- a CDS encoding enoyl-CoA hydratase/isomerase-like protein, with the protein MFRYSHLIRCAAQPVVKACQVGPVVTLTINRPTQLNALNRAVSESLMENLEKYDKDPSCSAFIITGEGRAFVAGADIKSMKDRTFSEGVLSNDFQALTRIRTIGKPIIAAVNGFALGGGCELAMSCDIIVASEEAKFGQPEIKLATIPGLGGTQRLTRMIGKARAMEWVLLGNTYTAAEAERAGIVSRVVKHEELMPTAMFMAEKIASYSQIAVKLAKMAVNESQETLLAAGLAYESMVFNSTFSTHDRKEGMTAFVEKRAPQFQNK; encoded by the coding sequence ATGTTCCGCTACTCCCACCTGattcgctgcgccgcgcagcctGTGGTAAAGGCGTGCCAGGTCGGCCCTGTGGTTACGTTAACTATCAACCGCCCCACCCAGCTTAATGCCCTCAACAGGGCCGTGTCGGAGAGCCTCATGGAAAACTTGGAAAAGTACGACAAGGACCCCTCGTGCTCCGCGTTCATCATCACAGGCGAGGGTCGCGCATTCGTCGCGGGGGCTGATATTAAGTCTATGAAGGATCGCACCTTTTCCGAGGGCGTCCTGTCAAACGACTTCCAAGCATTGACCCGCATCCGTACCATCGGCAAGCCGATCATTGCGGCGGTCAATGGTTTCGCTCTCGGCGGTGGGTGTGAGCTGGCCATGTCCTGCGACATCATTGTCGCAAGCGAAGAGGCGAAGTTTGGACAGCCTGAGATTAAGCTGGCGACCATTCCAGGACTGGGCGGCACGCAGCGTCTGACGCGCATGATTGGCAAGGCTCGTGCGATGGAGTGGGTTCTCTTGGGCAACACGTacacggcggcggaagcggaGCGCGCGGGGATTGTGTCGCGCGTGGTGAAACACGAGGAGCTGATGCCGACGGCCATGTTCATGGCGGAGAAGATTGCAAGCTACAGCCAGATTGCCGTGAAGCTGGCCAAAATGGCTGTAAACGAGTCGCAGGAGACGTTGCTCGCGGCTGGTTTGGCGTACGAGTCTATGGTTTTCAACTCCACCTTCTCTACTCACGACAGAAAGGAGGGCATGACCGCGTTTGTGGAGAAGCGCGCACCTCAGTTTCAAAACAAGTGA
- a CDS encoding mitogen activated protein kinase, putative produces MKNRPALALDAAVVEKFQQDSKSYQINSNNSLQFRAFLFNEAGMYTKDGRELPSTVKKDDIDYSSKRNVGAGASGDVFFARLKNGTSIALKRIPISSKAHRDEVDRELQVFMARGDSPYVMNNYGAFWDAEDDAIVIPMEWMPYTVKDLGLFWGGLNEALLKAVFFQVVSGLVYLHDVKRVLHRDLKPSNLLISETGHVKIADFGVSKLIQTLAVSSTYVGTMCFMAPERLEQGMYGFSSDVWSLGLTMIGAVTGKNPWAPPEEMNLYQLLGKMANGSTPTLPKSGAFSDDVKDFVKQCLERDPDTRPTCAELLQHRFFDGVTTESAVAMVKMAVEQMTRLINNNAQKEKEVTRSQESLEKDVKAQLDKMVL; encoded by the coding sequence ATGAAGAATCGACCCGCTCTCGCACTGGATGCGGCAGTTGTGGAAAAGTTCCAGCAGGACTCGAAGTCTTATCAAATCAACAGCAACAACTCTCTGCAGTTCCGCGCCTTCCTCTTCAATGAGGCCGGCATGTACACAAAAGACGGCCGCGAGTTGCCGAGTACTGTGAAGAAGGACGACATTGACTACTCATCGAAGCGCAACGTCGGCGCTGGAGCGAGCGGCGACGTCTTTTTCGCGCGCCTCAAAAATGGCACATCGATTGCCTTGAAGCGTATTCCCATCTCTTCAAAGGCGCATAGAGACGAGGTGGACCGTGAGCTGCAGGTTTTCATGGCCCGCGGCGATTCTCCGTATGTGATGAACAACTACGGCGCCTTTTGGGATGCTGAGGACGACGCAATTGTGATCCCGATGGAGTGGATGCCGTACACAGTGAAGGACCTCGGACTGTTTTGGGGCGGGCTCAACGAGGCACTCCTGAAGGCAGTCTTCTTCCAGGTGGTGTCTGGCCTGGTTTACCTGCATGATGTGAAGCGTGTTCTGCACCGTGACCTGAAGCCGAGCAACCTGCTCATCAGCGAAACTGGCCACGTAAAGATTGCTGACTTTGGCGTGTCGAAGCTGATTCAAACGCTGGCTGTGTCGTCAACGTACGTTGGCACCATGTGCTTCATGGCCCCCGAGAGGTTGGAGCAAGGCATGTACGGTTTTAGCAGCGATGTCTGGTCACTGGGACTCACCATGATCGGTGCTGTCACCGGCAAGAACCCCTGGGCGCCGCCGGAGGAGATGAATCTCTACCAGCTGCTCGGTAAGATGGCCAACGGAAGCACACCGACGCTTCCCAAGTCCGGCGCGTTTTCCGACGATGTGAAAGACTTTGTGAAACAGTGCCTCGAGCGTGACCCGGACACCCGCCCAACGTGCGCAgagctgcttcagcaccGATTCTTCGATGGGGTAACCACCGAAAGTGCTGTGGCGATGGTCAAGATGGCAGTGGAGCAGATGACCCGCCTCATCAATAACAACGCAcagaaggagaaggaagTGACTCGATCACAGGAGTCTTTGGAGAAGGATGTAAAAGCCCAGCTTGATAAGATGGTGCTGTAG
- a CDS encoding kinesin, putative, which translates to MSDDAKSRVQVSLRIRPAKKGARHSTKVVVRGAEGGDVVVDDEQRTKRVYHFDHVFSGGQAEVFEAIGRPMLREAYKGFNVCLFAYGQTGSGKTYSLLGDMGCEERAGVAPRFVRCLFDEAQRMVDEDVDLTIKVSLSMIEVYMEKVRDLLAPRQRGQEPESLEIHEDPSRRVYVRGASVHQVLSAERMIELLQKGNANRQTAETRMNETSSRSHAIMQISLSQEFACVKKKDLECVVSLVDLAGSERQTKTESSGHQFEEAKKINHSLLMLGRALNSFSDRKGSDAFISLRESKLTRLLSESFGGNSKTWMLATVSPTAFNLTESISTLDYATNAMAITNKAKVNKSSKDLEYSDLIRLRQYLDGSVAREKGLAESYESQVAELRADIAALNRELLTLNDSQMEVEL; encoded by the coding sequence ATGTCGGACGATGCAAAGTCCCGCGTGCAGGTCTCTCTCCGCATTCGGCCTGCAAAGAAAGGGGCTCGGCATAGCACTAAGGTTGTAGTGCGCGGTGCCGAGGGCGGTGATGTCGTCGTGGATGACGAGCAAAGGACGAAGCGTGTGTACCACTTCGACCATGTGTTCAGTGGCGGCCAGGCGGAGGTGTTCGAGGCTATCGGGCGGCCGATGCTGAGGGAGGCATACAAGGGGTTCAACGTGTGCCTGTTTGCGTACGGGCAGACGGGGAGCGGAAAGACGTACAGCCTGCTCGGGGACATGGGGTGCGAGGAGCGCGCGGGGGTGGCGCCGCGTTTTGTGCGGTGCCTGTtcgacgaggcgcagcggatGGTGGACGAGGACGTTGACCTGACGATCAAGGTGTCGCTGTCGATGATCGAGGTGTAcatggagaaggtgcgcgacctgcttgcgccgcggcagcgcgggcAGGAGCCGGAGTCGCTGGAGATCCACGAGGACCCGAGTCggcgcgtgtacgtgcgtggcGCGAGCGTGCACCAGGTGCTGAGCGCTGAGCGGATGatagagctgctgcagaagggCAATGCGAACCGTCAGACGGCTGAGACGAGGATGAACGAAACGAGCTCGCGGTCGCACGCGATCATGCAGATCTCGCTGTCGCAGGAGTTCGCGTGTGTGAAAAAGAAGGACTTGGAGTGCGTTGTGTCGCTGGTGGACCTTGCGGGGAGCGAGCGGCAGACGAAGACAGAGTCGAGCGGGCATCAGTTTGAGGAGGCAAAGAAGATCAACCACTCACTGCTGATGCTCGGGCGCGCGCTGAACTCCTTCAGCGATCGCAAGGGCAGCGACGCCTTCATCTCGCTGCGCGAGTCGAAGCtgacgcggctgctgtcggAGAGCTTTGGCGGGAACAGCAAGACGTGGATGCTGGCGACGGTGTCACCCACTGCGTTCAATCTGACGGAGTCCATCTCCACGCTGGACTACGCCACCAACGCGATGGCCATCACAAACAAGGCGAAGGTGAACAAGAGCTCCAAAGACTTGGAGTATAGTGACCTCATCAGATTGCGGCAGTACCTTGATGGCTCTGTAGCGCGTGAGAAAGGTTTGGCTGAAAGCTACGAGTCTCAAGTGGCTGAGTTGAGGGCAGATATCGCGGCGCTGAATCGAGAGCTGCTGACGCTCAACGATTCGCAGATGGAGGTGGAGTTG
- a CDS encoding ubiquitin hydrolase, putative, translating into MPFPVTQEACPHAWSDSAIVTPFPGKTVHRDECAYCCRTCRQGDGVYVCMACHTGLCCEHLEKHMRVHGAHAMYTTVKKLPAKETDEVKDVNYLGVVAPAEYETAVCCADCQVRFAQVPDLAVEAYSGIINAPEPGAQDSAADGGVGRLQKPQCPHLVCLEQLASPFAVCPPTSDDICSVEMCGCNVNNWMCVTCGAIGCPRPEAGGQGHALQHYELTGHPACVKLGTITAEGADYYCYACDDDVDDVHFAAHMAHFGIDVQTAKKTAKTMGELEYDYSSQFDFNKITEAGVSLTPSYGPGHTGIENIGNSCYLASVVQCLMSLGPFQRFFFPAKSTPHQAQCTANPYNCHHCQTERVAAGLLSGEFSREGHELTNGICPRLFKKVYAHQHPEFSTGAQQDAQEYLLYLLEEMQRHVQLNSSGSTSADNVQQQIHPSDIMEMVIEQRMQCSKCQRVRYTYETDKCLSLPIPIDPVPASSVAAAASEAEMDAIRPRCSLEDCLQAATSPSGIECRCEACLESAVYYTVTRLASFPDVLPVYIRRTYFDMTTHNTKKMDAYVEVPQKLVLEAYRGTGLQPGEVLMPASSASSARQPRLDAHVAAPQQEVDEVALVSVVSMGIEMDVARYALLQTNMNVERAIDYIFSHPHIADEIKAAPPLHAEEQEQHLAPTQSATSVSAPKPATDGAASYELTAMISHMGASARTGHYVCHIKDAATGKWLLFNDEKVGESQNPPFSLASLYFFQRQA; encoded by the coding sequence atGCCGTTCCCTGTGACGCAGGAGGCGTGTCCTCACGCGTGGAGTGACTCTGCCATAGTGACCCCGTTCCCCGGAAAGACAGTGCACCGTGACGAGTGTGCGTACTGCTGCCGGACATGCCGTCAAGGCGACGGAGTCTATGTATGTATGGCATGCCACACAGGTCTGTGCTGCGAGCACCTGGAGAAGCACATGAGGGTGCACGGGGCGCACGCCATGTACACAACCGTCAAGAAGCTCCCCGCAAAGGAAACGGATGAGGTGAAGGATGTGAATTACCTTGGTGTAGTGGCCCCCGCGGAGTATGAGACGGCGGTGTGCTGCGCGGATTGCCAGGTGCGGTTTGCGCAAGTACCGGACCTGGCTGTCGAGGCGTACAGCGGCATCATCAACGCGCCGGAACCAGGCGCGCAGGATAGCGCAGCTGATGGCGGTGTGGGCCGCCTGCAGAAGCCGCAATGCCCTCATCTGGTGTGCCTCGAACAGCTGGCGAGCCCCTTTGCTGTTTGTCCGCCCACTTCCGACGACATCTGCTCCGTGGAGATGTGCGGATGCAACGTGAACAACTGGATGTGCGTCACGTGCGGTGCAATCGGTTGCCCTCGTCCCGAAGCAGGCGGCCAGGGCCATGCACTACAGCACTATGAGCTGACAGGACACCCTGCGTGTGTCAAGCTTGGCACCATCACCGCGGAGGGCGCCGACTACTATTGCTACGCCTGCGACGATGACGTTGATGACGTACACTTCGCAGCCCACATGGCACACTTTGGCATTGACGTACAAACTGCCAAGAAGACTGCCAAGACGATGGGCGAGCTCGAGTACGACTACTCCTCGCAGTTTGACTTCAACAAGATCACGGAGGCGGGCGTGTCCTTGACGCCATCCTACGGTCCAGGCCACACTGGCATCGAGAATATTGGCAACAGCTGCTACCTCGCATCCGTTGTGCAGTGCCTTATGTCGCTGGGCCCGTTCCagcgcttcttctttccGGCCAAGTCGACCCCGCATCAGGCACAGTGCACCGCGAATCCGTACAACTGCCACCACTGCCAGACGgagcgcgtggcggccggctTGCTCTCCGGTGAGTTCAGCCGGGAAGGCCACGAGCTCACCAACGGCATCTGCCCCCGCCTCTTCAAGAAGGTGTACGCCCACCAGCACCCTGAGTTCTCCACTGGCGCCCAGCAGGATGCTCAGGAGTACCTGCTCTACCTGCTGGAAGAGATGCAGCGGCACGTGCAActcaacagcagcggcagcaccagtgCCGACaatgtgcagcagcagattCACCCGTCTGATATCATGGAGATGGTGATTGAGCAGCGTATGCAGTGCAGCAAGTGCCAGCGAGTGCGCTACACGTATGAGACGGACAAATGCCTGTCCTTGCCGATCCCGATCGATCCGGTGCCGGCCTCGTctgttgcagctgctgcaagcgaggcggagatggaCGCGATACGGCCTCGGTGCTCGCTGGAGGACTGCCTGCAAGCAGCCACCTCGCCGAGCGGCATCGAGTGCCGGTGCGAGGCATGCCTTGAATCGGCCGTGTACTACACCGTCACCCGCCTCGCCAGCTTCCCAGATGTTCTGCCAGTGTACATTCGCCGCACGTACTTCGACATGACTACCCACAACACAAAGAAAATGGATGCATATGTGGAGGTGCCGCAGAAGCTCGTTCTGGAGGCTTACCGCGGCACTGGGCTGCAGCCGGGTGAGGTGCTGATGCCTGCTTCGTCGGCCTCCTCTGCACGACAGCCTAGGCTAGATGCCCACGTGGCCGCTCCGCAGCAGGAAGTAGATGAGGTGGCACTGGTGTCGGTGGTTAGCATGGGGATCGAGATGGACGTCGCGCGCTACGCCCTCTTACAGACGAACATGAACGTTGAGCGCGCCATCGACTACATATTCAGCCATCCGCACATCGCTGACGAGATCAAggccgcgccaccgctgcacgccgaggagcaggagcagcatTTGGCGCCAACCCAAAGCGCTACTTCAGTGAGCGCTCCAAAACCGGCTACCGATGGGGCCGCCTCATACGAGCTCACAGCGATGATCAGTCACATGGGCGCGAGTGCACGGACGGGGCATTACGTTTGCCACATCAAGGATGCCGCGACGGGCAAGTGGCTCCTATTCAATGATGAAAAGGTGGGTGAGTCGCAGAAcccgcccttctccctgGCGTCGCTGTACTTTTTCCAACGCCAGGCGTAA
- a CDS encoding 60S ribosomal protein L39, putative, whose translation MGRFKPLAVKKKYAKKMNQNKPVPYWIRLRTGNRIKWNEKRRHWRRTKLNY comes from the coding sequence ATGGGCCGCTTCAAGCCTCTCGCCGTGAAGAAGAAGTACGCAAAGAAGATGAACCAGAACAAGCCGGTTCCCTACTGGATTCGTCTGCGTACTGGCAACCGCATCAAGTGGAACGAGAAGCGCCGCCATTGGCGCCGCACGAAGCTGAACTACTAA